The genomic region AACTACACGGACAAACTGCATATTACCTGTTATGACCAGAACACACTCCGCGTCAGGGTTCCTGCAAACAGGTATTTTTCCGAATATACCCTGCATGCAGGAAACAGGCGTGTCATTCTGAAAATGGACTGAAGAGTCAGGCCATTTTTTCTTCAGTAATCAGCTTTTCAAGTCTGATGATCTCTTTGGAACCGTCATAAAGGATCTCCGGTTCGGTCTTCAGGTCGAGATCGGGTGATTTTCCCTCGTAGTCAAAAGAGGAGAGGATATGTTTGATGACATTGATGCGTGCGGTTTTTTTGTCATCCGAGTTGAGAATGGTCCAGGGAGCATGCTCTGTATGCGAAGCCAGCAGCATGGAGTATTTGGCAATGGTGTATTTGTCCCAGAGCTCCTGTGCTTTGATATCTATGGGAGAGATCTTGAAATTCTTGAGCGGGTTGACCTTCCGATCATGAAAACGTCTTGCCTGTTCCTCCTTCGAGACGGAAAGGTAGAACTTGATCAGGTGTGTTCCGGAGCCCACCTGCATCTCCTCGTAAAAAGGCACTTCGTGTAGGAACCTTGCGTGTTCCTGCTCCGTACAGAACCCCATGACAGGTTCAACACCGGCACGGTTGTACCAACTTCTGTCGAAGATCGTGATCTCCCCGCCGCTGGGCAGGTGTGTCGTATAGCGCTGAAAGTACCACTGTGTCTTTTCGACATCGGAGGGTTTTCCGAGCGCTACGACCCTGGCACCGCGCGGATTGAGGTGCTCGATGATCCGCTTGATGGTCCCGCCTTTGCCTGCAGCATCGCGTCCTTCGAAGATGATAAGCAGTTTCAGGCCTTTCTCTTTGACATGGTTCTGGAGTTTGAGCAGTTCCATCTGCAGTATCTTCAGTTCTTTTTCGTAATTGAGGGTACTCTCTTTTTTCCAGACAGGCAGACGGGGCTCTTTCCCCTCTGCGATCCGTGAACCCTCTTTTTTACACTTCTCTTCACATAACGCTATAAATTTCTTTTGCAGTTTTTTCCCCATCCGGTTTCCTTCACAATTAAAAGTATGTATATGCCGATATTATACACTATTTGTAAGACACCGGAAATAAGATGTCTATCGATGCAGAGAGTAGATTCTAGAAGAGTACGGATTTCAAGCCGTAGAAATACCCCTGAAGTTTCAGGATGCTTTCTGTTCCCAGGCTTTCGATAAAGGCTTCGAACTTGTCTTTCTCTTTCCAGACCGGCTTTTTCACTTTGGCCAATTCGGCTACCTGCTTCTTTGCACTGCTTTTGGTAGCCACTTCATCTATGAGCCCCACCTCTTTGGCTCTTTTGGAAGAGAAGATGTGCGCATCGGCATAGGCTTTGTCATTTTTGACCTCCAGTCCTCTGGCCTCGGCGACATCCGAGACGAAGAGTTCGTAGGTGTCTTTGGTCAGCCGTTCCAGCTCTTCCCTCTCTTTTGGGGTCCACTTTCTTGTCGGTGTCCCGGCCTCTTTGTAGGTACCTTCCTTGACCACCTGCGTACCGATGCCTATTTTGTCCATCAACCGTTCAAGGTTGGGGCTTTCCATGATCACTCCGATGGAACCGACGATCGATCCCGGATTGGCGATGATCCTGTTGGCATAGATGGATGCGTAGTAGCTGCCGCTTGCCATGATGCCGCTGGCATAGGCGATGACCGGTTTGTGTTCCCTGAGTTCCTTGATCGCGTAACAGATCTCTATGGAGGGAGGTACGGCACCTCCGGGAGAGTTGACATTGAGAAGTACACCTTTGATGTCGTCATCTTTTTGTGCTTCGTTTATCTCTTTGAGGACTTTGTCGGCATCCATGATGGGACCGCTGAGCTTGATCTCCTGCAGGTTGGCAGGTTTCAGTTTTGATTCGGAAGTGGGCATAAAGACGATCAGCAGGATGAGCAGAAAAAGCATCCCTTTGAAATGGTCACCGATCCATTTGATGAAATCACTGATCTTTTTAAACATATTTTTCTCCTTCTATATAGACATGCGAGACCTGCTTGGTATGAATGATGCTCCACAAGGCAACCTCTTCTTTGCTCTGGGGCATGGCCGGAAGCGTGAGTACGGCAAGGTCTGCAGCAGCCCCGACCTCTATCTTTCCGCAGTCGAGTCCGAGTATCTCGGCGGCATCCCTGGTACTCGCTTTGATGAGCTGTTCGGCCAGAGTATGTATAGGTATGTCGTTATGCAGCATCAGTGCAGCCCTGAATTCATCGAAAATGTTGAGTGAATCGTTGGAACTCAACCCGTCTGTGGCAACGGAGAATGGCAGTTTAAGTTCTTCTATCTTGAGGCGTCCGCAGCCAAGATAACGGTTCGAACGCGGACAGTGGGCTATGGAATGTCCCTTTTTACTCAGGTATGCCAGCTCTTCCTGTGTCGCCTGTACCGCATGGGCAAAATGGGTCGGATAGGTATCGAAGGCATGCATGAACTCCTCAATATCCGTTACCGGTACGGTGGTGTTGAAGTACTTTTCAAAGAAGGATTTAAGTTCTCCCTCTCCCCTCTCGAGCCATTGACGTTCCGCCTGTGACTCCAGAAAGTGGGCCGTCAAAGGCATTTTATGCTGTTTGGCAAGTGTCACGGCTTTCTGCAGGATGACGGGGTGGACGGAGTAGGGGGAATGGACCGCTACAGCAGGTATGATGCGTGCTTCCTTGCTGCAGCTTTGCGACGCCGCGACACGTTCAAGGAAATCGCCGTAAAGCATGTCGGCAGTAGCCGCATTGGAGCCAATGACCTCATTGAAGAAGACGACACGCTGCGCCGCCTTTTCACATACTTCAAGTTCCGTGCCGAAGCTGGATATGGCACCGAAAGTGGTAATGCCCGAACGCAGCATCTCATCACACTCTTTTTGCATCATAGCATTGTCGCAGGCATTTACGAGATCGTCCCTGTGTTCTATGACCGAATCGAGCCAGGGCATGAACGAGCCGTATTTCAAAGAGGTTTTGTTGGCAGAGAATTCGAGGTGCACATGGGTGTTGATGAACCCTGGGTAGACCACCGAGTAGGGTGCCGTTCTGATGATCTCCGCATCCGGATAGACTGTGAGAAGACTTTCCAGCGGGCCGATGCCGCGGATCTGTGTATCAAAAGCTACGGCCTGATGCTCAATAAAGCCGTTGGG from Sulfurovum riftiae harbors:
- the ppk2 gene encoding polyphosphate kinase 2, producing MQKKFIALCEEKCKKEGSRIAEGKEPRLPVWKKESTLNYEKELKILQMELLKLQNHVKEKGLKLLIIFEGRDAAGKGGTIKRIIEHLNPRGARVVALGKPSDVEKTQWYFQRYTTHLPSGGEITIFDRSWYNRAGVEPVMGFCTEQEHARFLHEVPFYEEMQVGSGTHLIKFYLSVSKEEQARRFHDRKVNPLKNFKISPIDIKAQELWDKYTIAKYSMLLASHTEHAPWTILNSDDKKTARINVIKHILSSFDYEGKSPDLDLKTEPEILYDGSKEIIRLEKLITEEKMA
- the sppA gene encoding signal peptide peptidase SppA encodes the protein MFKKISDFIKWIGDHFKGMLFLLILLIVFMPTSESKLKPANLQEIKLSGPIMDADKVLKEINEAQKDDDIKGVLLNVNSPGGAVPPSIEICYAIKELREHKPVIAYASGIMASGSYYASIYANRIIANPGSIVGSIGVIMESPNLERLMDKIGIGTQVVKEGTYKEAGTPTRKWTPKEREELERLTKDTYELFVSDVAEARGLEVKNDKAYADAHIFSSKRAKEVGLIDEVATKSSAKKQVAELAKVKKPVWKEKDKFEAFIESLGTESILKLQGYFYGLKSVLF
- the mqnF gene encoding aminofutalosine deaminase family hydrolase, whose product is MKVISADHIYTPNGFIEHQAVAFDTQIRGIGPLESLLTVYPDAEIIRTAPYSVVYPGFINTHVHLEFSANKTSLKYGSFMPWLDSVIEHRDDLVNACDNAMMQKECDEMLRSGITTFGAISSFGTELEVCEKAAQRVVFFNEVIGSNAATADMLYGDFLERVAASQSCSKEARIIPAVAVHSPYSVHPVILQKAVTLAKQHKMPLTAHFLESQAERQWLERGEGELKSFFEKYFNTTVPVTDIEEFMHAFDTYPTHFAHAVQATQEELAYLSKKGHSIAHCPRSNRYLGCGRLKIEELKLPFSVATDGLSSNDSLNIFDEFRAALMLHNDIPIHTLAEQLIKASTRDAAEILGLDCGKIEVGAAADLAVLTLPAMPQSKEEVALWSIIHTKQVSHVYIEGEKYV